From the genome of Pelobacter propionicus DSM 2379, one region includes:
- a CDS encoding transporter substrate-binding domain-containing protein, producing MRYLHIPFTKPDAKQFISLFGASLIFFIFVTSSSVWGMDRTKLIIGGDSNNLPYEVLQKGVPGGFNIELMRAVAEVMGLDVEFRLGSWNNARRNLETGKIDVLAGMYYSEERSRQMDFSVPHTMVTPGLFVRKGSSIRSFQDLKSKQVIVQEGDIVHDLMTHSGITPHIIVVQDAAHALKLLASGKHDCVLTPSKLQGEYFIKTFNLTTLHAVKTDLSQLRYCFAVRTGNRELLFKLDEGLNILKVNGTYRRIYEKWFGIYEKEEQWGTIRYFVAALTLVGGLLLAIFLWSRSLQRQVRRRTAELVANENELRQAQAELEQRVAERTADLAALNENLHREIAERALIEEGLCRSNQRLDLLAEMAGQLLRSESPRKAVLFLCRRVLNYLECDVFFNYLIDDQRQRLHLNACSGIGEEDVARMEWLDFGVGLCGCAARDGVRLVVNNLQDTDDQYTALVKPFGIRAYACHPLISHGRTLGTLSFCSRTRCGFSDDDLALMKTVADHVAIAMERKKAGEQLKQRQEQLEELNRTLDRRVREEVILNRQKDLMLIRQNRQAALGEMLDHIAHQWKQPLNALSLIIQDLGESWSSDEPDEGNIEEAVDKTMALVEHMSQTINVFRDFYRPEKEKKVFHIKESIDRALSFIEPTLRVHSISVELDVEPGLSAFGYPKEYAQVLLNILANARDAFRTKNIQQPRMLIRACGEDDKASVTITDNAGGIPESIIDRVFDLYFTTNEANGGSGIGLYMSKNIIEKSMGGSLEVMNTGNGTQFRIDVSIS from the coding sequence ATGCGCTACCTTCATATCCCCTTCACGAAACCAGACGCGAAGCAGTTTATTTCTCTTTTTGGCGCCAGCCTGATCTTTTTCATCTTTGTGACCAGCAGCTCCGTCTGGGGCATGGACAGGACGAAACTGATCATCGGCGGTGACAGCAACAACCTCCCCTACGAAGTCCTCCAAAAGGGGGTGCCGGGGGGGTTCAACATCGAACTGATGCGTGCAGTTGCCGAGGTCATGGGCCTTGACGTGGAGTTCCGGCTTGGCTCCTGGAACAATGCACGGCGAAACCTGGAGACAGGAAAGATTGACGTGCTTGCCGGTATGTACTACTCGGAGGAACGCAGCCGGCAGATGGACTTCTCCGTTCCCCACACCATGGTTACACCCGGTCTGTTCGTTCGTAAGGGGTCATCCATCCGCTCGTTCCAGGATCTCAAGAGCAAACAGGTTATCGTCCAGGAGGGCGATATTGTCCACGACCTGATGACACACTCCGGCATTACTCCCCACATCATCGTCGTGCAGGACGCCGCCCACGCCCTTAAGCTGCTGGCCTCGGGAAAGCACGACTGCGTGCTGACACCGTCCAAGCTGCAGGGGGAATACTTCATCAAAACATTCAACCTGACCACGCTGCACGCGGTCAAGACCGATCTGTCCCAACTGCGCTACTGTTTCGCGGTGCGAACGGGGAACCGGGAACTGCTCTTCAAACTGGACGAGGGGTTGAACATTCTCAAGGTTAACGGAACCTACCGACGGATCTACGAGAAATGGTTCGGTATCTACGAGAAAGAGGAGCAGTGGGGGACCATCAGATACTTCGTCGCCGCCCTGACACTGGTCGGCGGACTGCTGCTGGCCATTTTCCTCTGGTCCCGTTCCCTCCAGCGCCAAGTCAGGAGACGAACCGCAGAACTGGTGGCCAACGAGAACGAACTGCGCCAGGCGCAGGCGGAACTGGAGCAGCGGGTTGCCGAGCGGACAGCCGATCTGGCGGCCCTGAACGAGAACCTGCACAGGGAAATAGCGGAGCGCGCTCTGATTGAAGAGGGGCTCTGCAGGAGCAACCAGCGCCTGGATCTGCTGGCGGAAATGGCCGGCCAGCTACTGAGGAGCGAATCGCCGCGGAAGGCGGTGCTCTTCCTCTGCCGAAGAGTATTGAACTACCTTGAGTGCGACGTTTTTTTCAACTACCTGATTGACGACCAGCGACAGCGTCTGCACCTGAACGCCTGCAGCGGCATTGGAGAAGAAGACGTTGCCAGAATGGAGTGGCTCGACTTCGGCGTCGGCCTGTGCGGCTGCGCCGCCCGTGACGGTGTGCGCCTGGTGGTCAACAACCTCCAGGATACTGATGACCAGTACACAGCACTGGTGAAACCGTTCGGTATCAGGGCCTACGCCTGCCATCCGCTGATCTCCCATGGCCGGACCCTGGGGACGCTCTCCTTCTGCTCTCGCACCAGATGCGGTTTCAGCGACGATGATCTCGCGCTGATGAAGACTGTGGCCGATCATGTGGCCATCGCCATGGAGCGCAAGAAAGCAGGAGAACAACTGAAGCAACGCCAGGAACAGCTGGAGGAATTGAACAGGACCCTTGACAGGCGGGTACGGGAAGAGGTGATTCTGAACCGGCAGAAGGATCTCATGCTGATCCGCCAAAACCGCCAGGCCGCCCTGGGCGAGATGCTGGATCACATCGCCCACCAGTGGAAACAGCCGCTGAACGCCCTCTCCCTGATCATCCAGGATCTGGGGGAATCATGGTCAAGCGACGAACCGGATGAAGGGAACATCGAAGAGGCGGTGGACAAGACCATGGCGCTGGTGGAGCACATGTCCCAGACCATCAATGTATTCAGGGACTTTTACCGGCCGGAAAAGGAGAAGAAAGTCTTTCACATCAAGGAATCCATCGACAGGGCCCTCTCCTTCATCGAACCGACCCTGAGGGTCCATTCCATCAGCGTTGAACTGGACGTGGAGCCGGGATTGTCGGCATTTGGCTACCCCAAGGAATACGCCCAAGTGCTGCTCAACATCCTGGCCAATGCCAGGGATGCCTTCAGGACGAAAAATATCCAACAGCCCAGGATGCTCATACGCGCCTGCGGGGAAGACGACAAGGCCTCCGTCACCATCACCGACAATGCCGGCGGCATCCCCGAATCGATCATCGACAGGGTCTTCGACCTGTACTTCACCACCAATGAGGCCAACGGCGGCAGCGGCATCGGTCTGTACATGTCCAAGAACATCATCGAAAAGAGCATGGGGGGCAGCCTGGAGGTCATGAACACCGGCAACGGCACCCAGTTCCGCATCGACGTAAGCATATCATAA
- the gcvPB gene encoding aminomethyl-transferring glycine dehydrogenase subunit GcvPB — translation MRLIYEESVAGRRGVALPASDVPVSESLPEELLRVVPAELPQLSELDLVRHFTNLSRRNFSVDTHFYPLGSCTMKYNPRVLEDAALLFEAFHPMTALLPGGEELCQGSLGLLYDLGQLLADITGMDEVCTQPLAGAQGEMTGIMLIAAYHRARGKRKRYVLVPDSSHGTNPASAAMAGYEIITVASGTQGDMDMELFRQAMNDQVAAVMMTCPNTLGLFNPRIREICDIAHSHDALMYYDGANLNAILGRVRPGDIGFDVVHVNLHKTFATPHGGGGPGAGPLGVRQALIPFLPLPRVRMDEHGRLCLETESELSIGRCANFFGNFGVLARAYAYITMLGRQGLMRVSEAAVLNANYIKERLKGHYELPHDLPCMHECVFSASRQLAQGVHAIDIAKYLIDRGFHPPTVYFPLNVREAIMIEPTETESRATLDGFIDAMIEASGLAESNPRVLLDAPLTMPVSRLDETKAARELKVCW, via the coding sequence ATGCGGCTGATCTACGAAGAGTCGGTTGCCGGGCGGCGCGGTGTGGCCTTGCCCGCCTCGGACGTGCCCGTCTCGGAATCGCTGCCTGAGGAGCTTCTGCGTGTAGTACCGGCGGAACTGCCCCAGCTCTCGGAGCTGGACCTGGTGCGGCACTTCACCAACCTCTCCCGGCGCAACTTCTCGGTGGACACCCATTTCTATCCCCTGGGTTCCTGCACCATGAAGTACAACCCCAGGGTGCTGGAGGACGCGGCTCTGCTGTTCGAGGCGTTTCATCCCATGACGGCGCTCCTGCCGGGCGGCGAGGAGCTCTGTCAGGGGAGCCTGGGGCTGCTCTACGACCTGGGGCAGCTCCTGGCCGACATCACCGGCATGGACGAGGTCTGCACCCAGCCGCTGGCGGGCGCCCAGGGGGAGATGACCGGCATCATGCTGATCGCCGCCTACCACCGGGCCCGGGGCAAGCGCAAGCGCTACGTTCTGGTGCCGGATTCGTCCCACGGCACCAATCCCGCCTCGGCGGCCATGGCGGGCTATGAGATCATCACCGTTGCCTCCGGTACCCAGGGGGACATGGACATGGAGCTGTTCAGGCAGGCCATGAACGATCAGGTGGCGGCGGTCATGATGACCTGCCCCAACACCCTGGGGCTGTTCAATCCACGCATCCGGGAGATCTGCGACATCGCCCACTCCCATGATGCCCTCATGTACTACGACGGCGCCAACCTGAACGCCATCCTGGGTAGGGTGCGGCCGGGTGATATCGGCTTTGACGTGGTGCATGTAAACCTGCACAAAACCTTTGCCACGCCCCACGGTGGCGGCGGTCCCGGCGCCGGGCCATTGGGGGTCAGGCAGGCGCTGATCCCCTTCTTGCCGCTGCCACGCGTCCGAATGGACGAGCATGGCCGTTTGTGTCTGGAAACGGAATCGGAACTCTCCATCGGGCGTTGTGCCAACTTCTTCGGTAATTTCGGCGTGCTGGCAAGGGCCTACGCCTACATAACCATGCTCGGTCGCCAAGGGCTGATGCGGGTGTCCGAAGCTGCGGTGCTGAACGCCAACTACATCAAAGAGCGACTTAAAGGGCATTACGAACTCCCCCATGATCTTCCCTGCATGCACGAGTGCGTGTTCTCGGCCTCCCGGCAGCTGGCCCAGGGTGTCCATGCCATCGACATCGCCAAGTACCTCATTGACCGCGGATTCCACCCGCCCACGGTCTATTTCCCCCTGAACGTCAGGGAAGCCATCATGATCGAGCCGACTGAAACCGAGAGCAGGGCGACACTGGATGGGTTTATCGATGCCATGATCGAGGCGTCCGGACTGGCGGAGAGCAATCCCCGGGTGTTACTGGATGCGCCGCTGACCATGCCGGTTTCTCGGTTGGACGAGACCAAGGCTGCCCGGGAGTTGAAGGTGTGCTGGTGA
- a CDS encoding riboflavin synthase — protein MFTGLIEDTGRVTAFERRGKAGLLRVASSLPLDEIAIGDSVAVNGACLTVTEKREGTLTFDVSPESLTATTLGSLASGSLVNLERALRLGDRMGGHIVTGHVDCVGRLARTENSSHHHVLEFSLPAGNARYLVTKGSVTIDGISLTVNRVSQDGFTVNIIPHTLERTSLHSLRPGNEVNIETDIIGKYVERLTQPWKSGSGLTMRALAENGFL, from the coding sequence ATGTTCACCGGCCTGATCGAAGATACCGGGCGGGTGACCGCCTTTGAACGGCGCGGCAAGGCCGGCCTGCTGCGGGTCGCGAGCTCCCTTCCCCTGGACGAGATTGCCATCGGCGACTCGGTTGCGGTCAACGGGGCCTGCCTGACCGTCACCGAGAAACGCGAGGGAACGCTGACGTTCGACGTATCCCCCGAGTCGCTCACAGCCACGACCCTGGGCAGCCTGGCAAGTGGAAGCCTGGTCAACCTGGAACGCGCCCTGCGTTTGGGGGACCGCATGGGGGGGCACATCGTCACCGGACACGTGGACTGTGTCGGCCGTCTGGCGCGCACGGAGAACAGCTCGCACCACCACGTCCTGGAATTCTCCCTTCCGGCTGGGAACGCACGCTATCTGGTGACCAAGGGATCGGTGACCATCGACGGCATCAGCCTGACGGTCAACAGGGTCAGCCAGGACGGCTTCACGGTCAACATCATTCCCCATACCCTGGAGCGAACCAGCCTGCACAGCTTGCGACCGGGCAATGAGGTCAACATCGAAACCGACATCATCGGAAAATACGTTGAACGGCTGACCCAGCCCTGGAAATCCGGCAGTGGCCTGACCATGAGGGCACTGGCCGAGAACGGTTTTCTGTAG
- a CDS encoding chemotaxis protein CheW, with amino-acid sequence MAEELQATQYLTFVLDSEVFAVDVARVREILEYTAVTKVPKTRNYMHGVINLRGSVVPVVDMRVLFGLPETDTTVNTCIIVMEVTAEGSSLIMGALADSVREVMELDPGQIEPAPKVGSRVKTDFISGMGKQGNEFIMILDIDRMLPDEATSSLAEMGGMATSMGEAELMA; translated from the coding sequence ATGGCTGAAGAGTTGCAGGCAACCCAGTATCTCACGTTTGTTCTCGACAGCGAGGTGTTTGCAGTGGATGTGGCCAGGGTTCGGGAAATCCTGGAGTATACGGCGGTTACGAAGGTGCCGAAGACACGGAACTACATGCATGGTGTGATCAATCTCCGTGGCAGTGTGGTGCCGGTGGTTGACATGCGGGTGCTCTTCGGACTTCCCGAGACGGATACCACCGTCAATACCTGCATTATTGTCATGGAGGTTACCGCCGAAGGTTCATCCCTCATAATGGGGGCTCTGGCCGATTCGGTGCGTGAGGTGATGGAGTTGGATCCCGGCCAGATCGAACCGGCCCCCAAGGTGGGCTCGCGGGTCAAAACCGATTTTATCAGCGGCATGGGCAAGCAGGGTAACGAGTTTATCATGATTCTTGATATCGACAGGATGCTGCCGGATGAGGCGACAAGTTCCCTCGCGGAAATGGGTGGAATGGCAACGTCAATGGGTGAAGCGGAACTGATGGCATAG
- a CDS encoding deoxycytidylate deaminase, whose protein sequence is MQRPSWDRYFIDITRLVATRSTCLRRGVGALLVKDRNILATGYNGAPSGISHCSEAGCLRERLNVPSGERHELCRGLHAEQNAIIQAARHGVNIDGATLYCTTMPCVICTKMLINAGIRRVVFDEGYADDLAREMIAESGIKVVHFQRDSGEDES, encoded by the coding sequence ATGCAACGCCCCTCCTGGGACAGGTACTTCATCGACATAACTCGCCTGGTGGCCACCCGCTCCACCTGTCTGCGCCGGGGCGTGGGAGCGCTTCTGGTCAAGGATCGCAATATCCTGGCCACCGGCTACAACGGCGCGCCATCGGGCATCAGCCACTGCAGCGAGGCGGGGTGCCTCAGGGAACGCCTGAACGTCCCTTCGGGGGAGCGCCATGAACTCTGCCGCGGCCTGCACGCCGAGCAGAACGCCATCATCCAGGCGGCACGGCACGGCGTCAACATCGACGGCGCCACGCTCTACTGCACCACCATGCCCTGCGTGATCTGCACCAAGATGCTGATCAATGCCGGCATACGGCGGGTGGTCTTCGACGAGGGGTATGCCGACGACCTGGCCCGGGAGATGATCGCGGAATCGGGAATCAAGGTAGTCCACTTCCAGCGGGACTCCGGGGAGGATGAATCATGA
- the ribD gene encoding bifunctional diaminohydroxyphosphoribosylaminopyrimidine deaminase/5-amino-6-(5-phosphoribosylamino)uracil reductase RibD codes for MTDDIRQMKRALALARRGIGKTSPNPAVGCVIVKDGVIVGTGWHRKAGTSHAEIHALEMAGESARGADVFVTLEPCCHTGKTPPCSQALIRAGVRRVVAGMSDPNPRVSGGGLAELETAGIQVVCGVLEKECRDLNRPFIKQVTTGMPHVTYKCAMTLDGKIATVSGASRWISCQESRTLVHRMRARMDAIMVGVDTIIADDPQLTVRHVRGRNPLRVVVDTRLRTPESVRVLGDGNAVNTLIATAETNPRVHLRYQNQGATILVCDQENGRVSMKDLMFKLGKRGVQSILLEGGGRLAGSMLEQGLIDEFVFFLAPKILGSDGFSPFSLVGRTSMEQASRLNIIKVSRSGIDIVVHARSEAPCSPA; via the coding sequence ATGACCGACGACATCAGGCAGATGAAACGGGCCCTGGCCCTGGCACGCAGGGGGATCGGCAAGACCTCCCCCAACCCGGCGGTGGGATGCGTCATCGTCAAGGACGGGGTCATCGTCGGCACGGGGTGGCACCGGAAGGCAGGCACCTCCCATGCTGAGATCCATGCCCTTGAGATGGCAGGAGAGAGCGCCCGGGGAGCCGACGTGTTTGTGACCCTGGAGCCCTGTTGTCACACCGGAAAGACCCCCCCTTGCAGTCAGGCACTGATCCGGGCAGGGGTGAGACGGGTGGTGGCCGGCATGTCGGATCCCAACCCCCGGGTCAGCGGCGGCGGCCTGGCCGAGCTGGAGACGGCCGGCATCCAGGTCGTCTGCGGTGTCCTTGAGAAGGAGTGCCGCGACCTGAACCGCCCCTTCATCAAGCAGGTCACCACCGGCATGCCCCATGTCACCTACAAGTGCGCCATGACCCTGGACGGCAAGATCGCCACCGTGAGCGGCGCATCGCGCTGGATCAGCTGCCAGGAGTCCCGCACACTGGTTCACCGCATGCGGGCGCGCATGGATGCAATCATGGTAGGAGTGGACACCATCATCGCCGACGACCCGCAGCTGACGGTTCGCCACGTAAGGGGCAGGAACCCGCTGCGGGTGGTGGTGGACACGCGCCTGCGTACCCCGGAGAGCGTCAGGGTACTCGGCGACGGCAATGCGGTCAACACCCTCATCGCCACCGCGGAAACCAACCCGCGCGTGCATCTGCGCTACCAGAACCAGGGGGCCACCATCCTGGTGTGCGATCAGGAGAACGGCCGCGTTTCCATGAAAGACCTGATGTTCAAGCTGGGCAAACGGGGGGTGCAGTCCATCCTGCTGGAGGGTGGAGGGCGCCTGGCCGGAAGCATGCTGGAACAGGGGCTGATCGACGAATTCGTCTTCTTCCTGGCACCCAAAATTCTGGGAAGCGACGGTTTTTCACCGTTCAGCCTGGTGGGAAGGACAAGCATGGAGCAGGCATCCAGGCTGAACATTATCAAAGTGAGCCGCAGCGGCATCGATATCGTCGTGCATGCGCGGTCGGAGGCGCCATGTTCACCGGCCTGA
- a CDS encoding sigma-54 dependent transcriptional regulator, whose protein sequence is MQPSSFRILLVDDEEGIRFTLGCLLKKEGFRVEVAAGRGEALALLAAAPFDLALVDIMLAGESGIGLLGDIKSMYPSTQVIMITGRPEVDTAAEAVRLGAFDYLTKPIRHETLMAVSRHALSAKKMNDERELYRANLDAIFRTVTDSIVMVDREGCLAQFNAAAGHLCGLNGDMIGMDLAALNLSCNGMCAATLLETLRRNVPQELRRFECRNREGKPRVASFTSTPVVDADGTVDGAVAVIRDETRLVDLERSLRTRSTYHNIVGNSAPMQRLFALIEALADVPTTVLINGESGTGKELVAAALHATGARSGGPFVKVNCSALSESLLESELFGHVRGAFTGAIADKVGRFQKAHGGTLFLDEIGDISSAVQMRLLRVLQESEFERVGESTPLRVDVRIIAATNQNLADKVSQGTFRQDLFYRLNVVRVVLPALRERLDDLEPLVAHFIAKFNVKFGRDITGVSSDAMAVFHRHDWPGNVRELEHAIEHASILCKSDIISLSDLPQDLLDSLRADDASPVDAPVAPSSRPPLTLEEALVMTGGNKSRAADLLGISRRTVYRHLEECQSK, encoded by the coding sequence ATGCAACCATCCAGCTTTCGCATACTGCTTGTTGACGATGAAGAGGGAATCCGTTTTACTCTGGGATGCCTGCTGAAGAAGGAGGGCTTTCGGGTGGAGGTTGCTGCGGGGCGCGGTGAAGCTCTTGCCCTGCTGGCTGCCGCCCCTTTTGATCTGGCCCTGGTGGATATCATGCTGGCCGGGGAGAGCGGCATCGGGCTTTTGGGCGATATAAAGAGTATGTACCCGTCGACGCAGGTAATCATGATCACCGGCCGTCCCGAGGTGGATACCGCGGCGGAAGCGGTCCGGTTGGGGGCATTCGACTATCTCACCAAGCCGATCCGCCACGAAACCCTGATGGCGGTCAGCCGTCATGCCCTGAGCGCGAAGAAGATGAACGATGAGAGGGAGCTGTATCGCGCCAATCTGGATGCCATCTTTCGCACCGTTACGGATTCCATCGTGATGGTGGACCGGGAGGGGTGTCTGGCCCAGTTCAATGCGGCAGCGGGACATCTCTGCGGACTGAACGGCGATATGATCGGGATGGATCTGGCTGCCCTCAACCTGAGCTGTAACGGTATGTGCGCCGCCACCCTGCTGGAAACGCTGCGCCGCAATGTCCCCCAGGAATTGCGGCGATTCGAGTGCCGCAACCGGGAGGGCAAGCCGCGCGTGGCCTCGTTTACCTCCACGCCGGTGGTGGATGCGGACGGAACGGTGGATGGCGCGGTGGCGGTCATCCGCGACGAGACGCGCCTGGTGGATCTGGAACGCTCCCTGCGTACCAGAAGCACATACCACAACATCGTCGGCAACTCGGCGCCCATGCAGCGCCTGTTCGCCCTGATCGAGGCGCTTGCCGACGTGCCGACCACGGTTCTGATCAACGGCGAGAGCGGAACCGGCAAGGAACTGGTGGCGGCCGCCCTGCACGCCACCGGCGCGCGTTCAGGAGGTCCGTTCGTGAAGGTCAACTGCTCGGCCCTGTCCGAGTCGCTTTTGGAGAGTGAACTGTTCGGGCACGTGCGCGGGGCGTTTACCGGCGCCATTGCCGACAAGGTCGGCCGTTTCCAGAAGGCCCACGGCGGAACGCTCTTCCTGGATGAGATCGGCGATATCTCGTCTGCCGTGCAGATGCGGCTTCTGCGGGTCCTGCAGGAAAGCGAGTTCGAGCGGGTAGGGGAGTCTACGCCCCTCCGGGTGGATGTGCGCATCATAGCCGCAACCAACCAGAATCTGGCCGATAAGGTCAGTCAGGGAACGTTCCGCCAGGATCTCTTCTACCGCCTGAATGTGGTCCGGGTGGTGCTGCCGGCGCTCAGGGAACGCCTGGACGACCTTGAACCGCTGGTGGCTCATTTTATTGCAAAGTTCAACGTCAAGTTCGGTCGGGACATTACCGGTGTGTCCAGTGATGCCATGGCTGTCTTCCACAGGCACGACTGGCCGGGCAATGTGCGTGAACTGGAGCATGCCATTGAGCATGCCAGCATTCTCTGCAAATCCGATATCATCTCCCTTTCCGACCTTCCGCAGGATTTGCTCGATTCCCTGCGGGCCGACGACGCTTCCCCGGTTGATGCTCCTGTTGCCCCTTCTTCACGACCGCCTCTTACCCTGGAGGAGGCTCTGGTGATGACTGGCGGCAACAAGAGCCGCGCCGCCGACCTGCTGGGCATCAGCCGACGCACGGTATACCGGCACCTGGAAGAGTGCCAATCAAAATAG
- the nrdR gene encoding transcriptional regulator NrdR, with translation MKCPFCGNSDSKVVDSRPDKGGSGIRRRRECEQCAKRFTTHERIEEMLPLVLKKDGRREPFERTKIISGIKKACEKRPISVEVIERLVDRLETRLQESSEKEISTTLIGEWIMKELHDLDEVAYVRFASVYRSFRDINEFMQELQELLKK, from the coding sequence ATGAAATGCCCGTTCTGCGGCAACTCCGACAGCAAGGTGGTGGATTCCCGGCCGGACAAGGGGGGCAGCGGCATACGCAGGCGGCGTGAGTGCGAACAGTGCGCCAAGCGTTTCACCACCCACGAACGCATCGAGGAGATGCTGCCGCTGGTCCTGAAAAAGGATGGCCGCCGCGAACCGTTCGAGCGCACCAAGATCATATCCGGCATAAAGAAAGCCTGCGAGAAGCGCCCCATCTCCGTGGAGGTGATCGAGCGCCTGGTGGACCGCCTGGAAACCCGCCTTCAGGAGTCGTCGGAGAAGGAGATATCCACAACCCTGATCGGCGAATGGATCATGAAAGAACTGCACGACCTGGATGAGGTGGCCTATGTGCGCTTCGCCTCGGTATATCGTTCCTTCCGCGACATCAATGAATTCATGCAGGAGCTGCAGGAGCTGCTGAAGAAATGA